From a single Nicotiana tomentosiformis chromosome 2, ASM39032v3, whole genome shotgun sequence genomic region:
- the LOC138905969 gene encoding uncharacterized protein: MPDSMLFRLGRRQLLQTQSLQPYHAILDCHTKTVTLAIPGLPWLEWRGTLDYVPSRVVSFLKAQQMVKKGCDVYLSFVRDISADTPTIESVLVVRDFSDVFPVDVPGMPPDRDIDFGIDLLPDTQPISIQPYGIAPAKLKELKE, encoded by the exons atgccagattctatgctttttcggctaggacgaaggcagttgcttcagactcagtcattacag ccctatcatgctattctagattgtcacaccaagactgtgacgctggctataCCAGGTTTACcatggttagagtggaggggtacattagattatgttcctagcagggttgtatcatttctaaaggctcagcagatggttaagaaggggtgtgatgttTATCTATCCTTCGTGAGGGAtatcagtgctgatactcctaccattgagtcagttctggtagtgagagacttttcagatgtatttccagtggatgttccaggcatgccgcccgatagggatatcgattttggtattgacctatTGCCagacactcaacccatttctattcaacCATATGGTATTGCCCCAGCGAaactgaaggagttaaaggagtag